One part of the Deltaproteobacteria bacterium genome encodes these proteins:
- a CDS encoding ABC transporter ATP-binding protein gives MDLLEIHDVAKYFPVRHGVFGRAHEWVRAVDGISLHVAAGETLGIVGESGCGKSTLAKLVVRLLTPDRGRIHFAGRNLAEVRTKELQALRREFQMIFQDPFSSLNPRMVVGDLLAEPLQIHRLGTPRKRRERVAELLELVGLSSETVGRYPHEFSGGQRQRIGIARALALQPKLLVADEPVSALDVSVQGEIVNLLHDLQSRLGLTILLISHDLRVVSHLCHRVAVMYLGKIVELLPAATLSAAAHPYTRSLMAAVPRPDPTQRAAVQPLSGDVPSPLRIPTGCPFHPRCPLRELPRCAEQVPLLEAKRSAQWAACHLVGREASAE, from the coding sequence ATGGACTTGCTCGAGATTCATGACGTTGCCAAATATTTTCCGGTGCGCCACGGAGTCTTCGGTCGCGCGCACGAATGGGTGCGCGCGGTCGATGGAATTTCGCTCCACGTCGCAGCCGGTGAGACGCTCGGCATTGTCGGCGAGAGCGGCTGCGGCAAATCGACGCTGGCGAAACTCGTCGTCCGTCTCTTGACGCCGGATCGTGGTCGAATCCACTTCGCCGGCCGCAATTTGGCGGAGGTCCGTACCAAGGAACTTCAGGCGCTGCGTCGCGAATTCCAAATGATCTTTCAAGACCCGTTTTCCAGCCTGAATCCGCGGATGGTGGTGGGAGATCTGCTCGCCGAACCGTTGCAAATCCATCGGCTCGGAACGCCTCGGAAACGACGGGAACGCGTTGCGGAACTATTAGAGCTAGTCGGCTTGTCGAGCGAAACCGTCGGACGCTATCCGCACGAGTTCAGTGGCGGTCAGCGGCAGCGGATCGGGATCGCACGGGCGTTAGCGCTGCAACCGAAATTGTTGGTCGCCGATGAACCGGTCTCGGCCCTCGACGTCTCGGTGCAAGGCGAGATCGTCAATTTGTTGCACGATTTACAATCCCGTCTGGGACTGACGATCTTGCTGATCTCGCATGACTTACGCGTCGTCTCGCATCTGTGCCATCGCGTCGCCGTGATGTATTTAGGGAAGATCGTCGAACTCCTGCCGGCCGCGACCCTGTCCGCTGCGGCACATCCGTACACGCGGTCCCTGATGGCCGCAGTCCCGCGCCCCGATCCGACGCAGCGGGCGGCGGTGCAACCGTTGAGTGGCGACGTGCCGTCTCCACTTCGTATCCCAACCGGTTGTCCGTTTCATCCGCGCTGCCCGCTGCGTGAACTGCCGCGCTGTGCGGAACAAGTGCCGTTGCTCGAGGCGAAACGGTCGGCCCAGTGGGCAGCGTGTCATCTCGTTGGGCGCGAGGCGTCGGCGGAGTGA